A window of Hemibagrus wyckioides isolate EC202008001 linkage group LG03, SWU_Hwy_1.0, whole genome shotgun sequence contains these coding sequences:
- the ctnnd1 gene encoding catenin delta-1 isoform X3 has translation MEQCENAASLLASVREQEMQFERLTRALEEERRSVGPSGTLPRPLPTLQNGRIPGDAELERLKINEGYINGTQYRMLDPGHLVEETVTVEEDPQEMIPVVSVETSEDGTTRRTETTVKKVTKTTTTRTVIPSVSDTLSLDGTGSVTGVGGYNAPIDRVYRQPGHMDYPTHTVPRNYHYGPPGGYDDYRSGPPSETYASLTRGARMDDRYRPVDGYRTLDPGYRVHSRPQLDPYAAQPQVGRMGSAMEISGMQRFVAEPYGLEDDQRSLGYDEPDYGMGPPMHYSTMPRLGHHAPPPRRTGSYEGTLDGDMSGAGDMYYWGGGAPLAQGERGSMASLDSTLRKGPAPTTWRQPELPEVIAMLNYRLDPVKSNAAAYLQHLTFKNDKVKSEVRRLKGIPALVSMLDNPKKEVHHSACGALKNISFGRDPDNKIAIKNCDGIPALVRLLRKTRDQDLTDTITGTLWNLSSHDSVKMEIVDHALHALSDEVMVPHSGWERGNDGGEESCKPRHLEWETALTNTAGCLRNVSSERSEARRKLRECSGLVDSLMYIVQSQINCKDVDNKLVENSVCLLRNLSYQVHREVPGCERYQETAPINQGPAPANHKGGCFSSRKGKDEWFSKGKKDDDGITDTIDIPKRTTPAKGYELLFQPEVVRVYLSLLKESKNPSVLEASAGAIQNLCAGRWTYGRYIRAMTRQEKGLPLFTELLAHGNDRVVRAMSGALRNLAIDARNRDLLGRHAIPNLVANLPGGGQSQPVRNLSEETVVSVLSTLAEVVGSSVDAAKLLRSSQGIERLVLINKDGNRSDREVRGAGLVLQVVWGFKELRRTLEKDGWKKSDFVVNVNPPTNTRTNGGYEDSSTLPLIDRGGKQDRDRNMIPMNDLGSDSYATLEQRGRRNTLDDTLEPTDNDIQKN, from the exons atggagcagtgtgagAATGCCGCGTCTCTCCTGGCGTCCGTGCGCGAGCAGGAGATGCAGTTCGAGCGTCTGACTCGAGCTCtcgaggaggagaggaggagcgTGGGGCCATCCGGTACCCTGCCCCGTCCCCTCCCCACGCTGCAG AACGGGCGTATCCCTGGTGATGCAGAGTTAGAGCGGCTCAAAATAAACGAGGGATACATCAACGGGACACAG TACAGGATGTTGGACCCAGGTCACCTTGTCGAGGAGACGGTCACAGTGGAGGAGGACCCCCAGGAGATGATACCAGTTGTTTCTGTTGAAACCAGTGAAGATGGCACCACACGCCGCACTGAAACCACA GTGAAGAAAGTCACTAAGACCACAACCACTCGCACCGTTATACCCTCAgtctctgacacactctctctggatGGAACTGGTTCTGTCACCGGTGTGGGTGGATATAATGCCCCTATAGATCGTGTGTACAGACAGCCAGGACACATGGACTACCCAACTCATACAGTCCCTAGAAATTACCACTATGGGCCACCGGGGGGGTATGATGACTACCGTAGTGGACCACCCTCTGAAACCTATGCCAGCCTCACCCGAGGGGCTCGTATGGATGACCGCTATAG ACCTGTGGATGGTTACCGAACATTGGACCCTGGCTACCGTGTCCACAGCAGGCCCCAGCTGGACCCATATGCAGCTCAGCCACAGGTAGGGCGCATGGGCAGTGCTATGGAGATCTCTGGCATGCAGCGATTTGTTGCAGAGCCCTATGGTTTGGAGGACGACCAGAGGAGCCTGGGATACGATGAGCCTGATTATGGCATGGGGCCCCCTATGCACTACAGCACCATGCCCCGGTTAGGGCATCATGCTCCACCTCCACGCAGGACTGG ATCCTATGAGGGTACTCTGGATGGGGATATGAGTGGAGCAGGGGATATGTATTATTGGGGAGGCGGTGCTCCTTTGGCACAGGGAGAAAGGGGAAGCATGGCATCGCTGGACAGCACACTGCGTAAAGGCCCTGCCCCAACAACATGGAGGCAGCCCGAACTGCCCGAGGTCATCGCTATGCTCAACTATCGTCTGGACCCAGTCAAGAGCAATGCTGCTGCTTACCTTCAACATCtcacatttaaaaatgataag GTCAAATCAGAAGTAAGGCGTCTGAAGGGCATACCCGCTTTGGTATCCATGTTGGATAACCCGAAGAAGGAGGTCCATCACTCTGCATGCGGTGCTCTGAAGAACATATCATTTGGACGAGACCCTGACAACAAAATTGCCATCAAGAATTGTGACGGAATCCCTGCTCTGGTGCGCCTGCTGAGGAAGACCAGAGATCAGGATCTGACAGATACCATTACAG GGACTCTGTGGAATCTGTCATCTCATGATTCAGTCAAGATGGAAATTGTGGACCATGCACTCCATGCGCTGTCTGATGAAGTGATGGTtccacactcaggctgggagagagggaatgatggaggagaggagagttgCAAACCCCGCCACCTGGAATGGGAGACTGCTCTTACTAACACTGCTGGCTGCCTGAG GAATGTGAGCTCAGAGAGGAGCGAAGCCAGGAGGAAGTTAAGAGAATGCTCTGGCTTGGTTGACTCGCTCATGTACATTGTCCAATCCCAGATTAACTGTAAAGATGTGGACAACAAG TTGGTGGAGAACAGCGTTTGTCTCTTGCGGAATCTATCCTATCAGGTACATCGGGAAGTGCCAGGTTGTGAGCGTTACCAGGAGACTGCACCTATCAATCAAGGCCCTGCCCCAGCTAATCATAAGGGTGGTTGCTTCAGCTCCCGCAAGGGCAAAG ACGAGTGGTTTTCCAAAG GGAAGAAAGATGACGATGGAATCACAGACACAATTGACATTCCAAAGAGGACCACCCCAGCCAAAG GTTATGAACTGCTTTTCCAGCCAGAGGTGGTTCGAGTGTACTTATCACTGCTGAAAGAGAGTAAGAATCCTTCTGTTCTAGAAGCTTCTGCAGGAGCCATCCAAAATCTGTGTGCAGGCCGCTGGACC TATGGACGTTACATCAGGGCAATGACCAGACAGGAGAAAGGATTGCCCCTGTTCACTGAGCTGCTGGCTCATGGGAATGACCGTGTGGTCAGAGCCATGTCCGGGGCCCTAAGAAACTTGGCTATTGATGCTCGTAACCGGGACCTTCTTG GAAGACACGCTATACCTAACCTAGTGGCGAACCTGCCAGGTGGTGGGCAGAGCCAGCCTGTGCGTAACCTCTCTGAAGAGACCGTGGTTTCGGTGCTGAGCACTCTGGCAGAGGTGGTCGGCTCCAGCGTGGATGCAGCCAAGCTCCTGCGCAGCTCACAAGGCATTGAGAGATTGGTGCTCATCAACAAAGATGG TAACCGTTCCGATAGGGAGGTACGTGGCGCTGGCCTGGTGCTGCAGGTTGTGTGGGGATTTAAGGAGCTGCGGCGCACGCTGGAGAAAGATGGCTGGAAGAAATCCGACTTTGTGGTGAACGTGAACCCTCCCACCAACACCCGTACCAACGGTGGCTATGAGGACAGCAGCACCCTTCCACTCATCGACAGAG GAGGAAAgcaggacagagacagaaacatgaTTCCCATGAATGACTTGGGATCAG ACTCCTATGCTACACTGGAACAGAGAGGACGGAGAAACACATTGGATGACACTCTAGAACCTACAGACAATGATATTCAG AAAAActga
- the ctnnd1 gene encoding catenin delta-1 isoform X4 codes for MLDPGHLVEETVTVEEDPQEMIPVVSVETSEDGTTRRTETTVKKVTKTTTTRTVIPSVSDTLSLDGTGSVTGVGGYNAPIDRVYRQPGHMDYPTHTVPRNYHYGPPGGYDDYRSGPPSETYASLTRGARMDDRYRPVDGYRTLDPGYRVHSRPQLDPYAAQPQVGRMGSAMEISGMQRFVAEPYGLEDDQRSLGYDEPDYGMGPPMHYSTMPRLGHHAPPPRRTGSYEGTLDGDMSGAGDMYYWGGGAPLAQGERGSMASLDSTLRKGPAPTTWRQPELPEVIAMLNYRLDPVKSNAAAYLQHLTFKNDKVKSEVRRLKGIPALVSMLDNPKKEVHHSACGALKNISFGRDPDNKIAIKNCDGIPALVRLLRKTRDQDLTDTITGTLWNLSSHDSVKMEIVDHALHALSDEVMVPHSGWERGNDGGEESCKPRHLEWETALTNTAGCLRNVSSERSEARRKLRECSGLVDSLMYIVQSQINCKDVDNKLVENSVCLLRNLSYQVHREVPGCERYQETAPINQGPAPANHKGGCFSSRKGKDEWFSKGKKDDDGITDTIDIPKRTTPAKGYELLFQPEVVRVYLSLLKESKNPSVLEASAGAIQNLCAGRWTYGRYIRAMTRQEKGLPLFTELLAHGNDRVVRAMSGALRNLAIDARNRDLLGRHAIPNLVANLPGGGQSQPVRNLSEETVVSVLSTLAEVVGSSVDAAKLLRSSQGIERLVLINKDGNRSDREVRGAGLVLQVVWGFKELRRTLEKDGWKKSDFVVNVNPPTNTRTNGGYEDSSTLPLIDRGGKQDRDRNMIPMNDLGSDSYATLEQRGRRNTLDDTLEPTDNDIQGVMYGERRGSMPLLDSYDG; via the exons ATGTTGGACCCAGGTCACCTTGTCGAGGAGACGGTCACAGTGGAGGAGGACCCCCAGGAGATGATACCAGTTGTTTCTGTTGAAACCAGTGAAGATGGCACCACACGCCGCACTGAAACCACA GTGAAGAAAGTCACTAAGACCACAACCACTCGCACCGTTATACCCTCAgtctctgacacactctctctggatGGAACTGGTTCTGTCACCGGTGTGGGTGGATATAATGCCCCTATAGATCGTGTGTACAGACAGCCAGGACACATGGACTACCCAACTCATACAGTCCCTAGAAATTACCACTATGGGCCACCGGGGGGGTATGATGACTACCGTAGTGGACCACCCTCTGAAACCTATGCCAGCCTCACCCGAGGGGCTCGTATGGATGACCGCTATAG ACCTGTGGATGGTTACCGAACATTGGACCCTGGCTACCGTGTCCACAGCAGGCCCCAGCTGGACCCATATGCAGCTCAGCCACAGGTAGGGCGCATGGGCAGTGCTATGGAGATCTCTGGCATGCAGCGATTTGTTGCAGAGCCCTATGGTTTGGAGGACGACCAGAGGAGCCTGGGATACGATGAGCCTGATTATGGCATGGGGCCCCCTATGCACTACAGCACCATGCCCCGGTTAGGGCATCATGCTCCACCTCCACGCAGGACTGG ATCCTATGAGGGTACTCTGGATGGGGATATGAGTGGAGCAGGGGATATGTATTATTGGGGAGGCGGTGCTCCTTTGGCACAGGGAGAAAGGGGAAGCATGGCATCGCTGGACAGCACACTGCGTAAAGGCCCTGCCCCAACAACATGGAGGCAGCCCGAACTGCCCGAGGTCATCGCTATGCTCAACTATCGTCTGGACCCAGTCAAGAGCAATGCTGCTGCTTACCTTCAACATCtcacatttaaaaatgataag GTCAAATCAGAAGTAAGGCGTCTGAAGGGCATACCCGCTTTGGTATCCATGTTGGATAACCCGAAGAAGGAGGTCCATCACTCTGCATGCGGTGCTCTGAAGAACATATCATTTGGACGAGACCCTGACAACAAAATTGCCATCAAGAATTGTGACGGAATCCCTGCTCTGGTGCGCCTGCTGAGGAAGACCAGAGATCAGGATCTGACAGATACCATTACAG GGACTCTGTGGAATCTGTCATCTCATGATTCAGTCAAGATGGAAATTGTGGACCATGCACTCCATGCGCTGTCTGATGAAGTGATGGTtccacactcaggctgggagagagggaatgatggaggagaggagagttgCAAACCCCGCCACCTGGAATGGGAGACTGCTCTTACTAACACTGCTGGCTGCCTGAG GAATGTGAGCTCAGAGAGGAGCGAAGCCAGGAGGAAGTTAAGAGAATGCTCTGGCTTGGTTGACTCGCTCATGTACATTGTCCAATCCCAGATTAACTGTAAAGATGTGGACAACAAG TTGGTGGAGAACAGCGTTTGTCTCTTGCGGAATCTATCCTATCAGGTACATCGGGAAGTGCCAGGTTGTGAGCGTTACCAGGAGACTGCACCTATCAATCAAGGCCCTGCCCCAGCTAATCATAAGGGTGGTTGCTTCAGCTCCCGCAAGGGCAAAG ACGAGTGGTTTTCCAAAG GGAAGAAAGATGACGATGGAATCACAGACACAATTGACATTCCAAAGAGGACCACCCCAGCCAAAG GTTATGAACTGCTTTTCCAGCCAGAGGTGGTTCGAGTGTACTTATCACTGCTGAAAGAGAGTAAGAATCCTTCTGTTCTAGAAGCTTCTGCAGGAGCCATCCAAAATCTGTGTGCAGGCCGCTGGACC TATGGACGTTACATCAGGGCAATGACCAGACAGGAGAAAGGATTGCCCCTGTTCACTGAGCTGCTGGCTCATGGGAATGACCGTGTGGTCAGAGCCATGTCCGGGGCCCTAAGAAACTTGGCTATTGATGCTCGTAACCGGGACCTTCTTG GAAGACACGCTATACCTAACCTAGTGGCGAACCTGCCAGGTGGTGGGCAGAGCCAGCCTGTGCGTAACCTCTCTGAAGAGACCGTGGTTTCGGTGCTGAGCACTCTGGCAGAGGTGGTCGGCTCCAGCGTGGATGCAGCCAAGCTCCTGCGCAGCTCACAAGGCATTGAGAGATTGGTGCTCATCAACAAAGATGG TAACCGTTCCGATAGGGAGGTACGTGGCGCTGGCCTGGTGCTGCAGGTTGTGTGGGGATTTAAGGAGCTGCGGCGCACGCTGGAGAAAGATGGCTGGAAGAAATCCGACTTTGTGGTGAACGTGAACCCTCCCACCAACACCCGTACCAACGGTGGCTATGAGGACAGCAGCACCCTTCCACTCATCGACAGAG GAGGAAAgcaggacagagacagaaacatgaTTCCCATGAATGACTTGGGATCAG ACTCCTATGCTACACTGGAACAGAGAGGACGGAGAAACACATTGGATGACACTCTAGAACCTACAGACAATGATATTCAG GGAGTGATGTATGGGGAGAGGCGGGGCTCCATGCCCTTGTTGGACTCTTACGACGGTTAG
- the ctnnd1 gene encoding catenin delta-1 isoform X1 produces the protein MEQCENAASLLASVREQEMQFERLTRALEEERRSVGPSGTLPRPLPTLQNGRIPGDAELERLKINEGYINGTQYRMLDPGHLVEETVTVEEDPQEMIPVVSVETSEDGTTRRTETTVKKVTKTTTTRTVIPSVSDTLSLDGTGSVTGVGGYNAPIDRVYRQPGHMDYPTHTVPRNYHYGPPGGYDDYRSGPPSETYASLTRGARMDDRYRPVDGYRTLDPGYRVHSRPQLDPYAAQPQVGRMGSAMEISGMQRFVAEPYGLEDDQRSLGYDEPDYGMGPPMHYSTMPRLGHHAPPPRRTGSYEGTLDGDMSGAGDMYYWGGGAPLAQGERGSMASLDSTLRKGPAPTTWRQPELPEVIAMLNYRLDPVKSNAAAYLQHLTFKNDKVKSEVRRLKGIPALVSMLDNPKKEVHHSACGALKNISFGRDPDNKIAIKNCDGIPALVRLLRKTRDQDLTDTITGTLWNLSSHDSVKMEIVDHALHALSDEVMVPHSGWERGNDGGEESCKPRHLEWETALTNTAGCLRNVSSERSEARRKLRECSGLVDSLMYIVQSQINCKDVDNKLVENSVCLLRNLSYQVHREVPGCERYQETAPINQGPAPANHKGGCFSSRKGKDEWFSKGKKDDDGITDTIDIPKRTTPAKGYELLFQPEVVRVYLSLLKESKNPSVLEASAGAIQNLCAGRWTYGRYIRAMTRQEKGLPLFTELLAHGNDRVVRAMSGALRNLAIDARNRDLLGRHAIPNLVANLPGGGQSQPVRNLSEETVVSVLSTLAEVVGSSVDAAKLLRSSQGIERLVLINKDGNRSDREVRGAGLVLQVVWGFKELRRTLEKDGWKKSDFVVNVNPPTNTRTNGGYEDSSTLPLIDRGGKQDRDRNMIPMNDLGSDSYATLEQRGRRNTLDDTLEPTDNDIQGVMYGERRGSMPLLDSYDG, from the exons atggagcagtgtgagAATGCCGCGTCTCTCCTGGCGTCCGTGCGCGAGCAGGAGATGCAGTTCGAGCGTCTGACTCGAGCTCtcgaggaggagaggaggagcgTGGGGCCATCCGGTACCCTGCCCCGTCCCCTCCCCACGCTGCAG AACGGGCGTATCCCTGGTGATGCAGAGTTAGAGCGGCTCAAAATAAACGAGGGATACATCAACGGGACACAG TACAGGATGTTGGACCCAGGTCACCTTGTCGAGGAGACGGTCACAGTGGAGGAGGACCCCCAGGAGATGATACCAGTTGTTTCTGTTGAAACCAGTGAAGATGGCACCACACGCCGCACTGAAACCACA GTGAAGAAAGTCACTAAGACCACAACCACTCGCACCGTTATACCCTCAgtctctgacacactctctctggatGGAACTGGTTCTGTCACCGGTGTGGGTGGATATAATGCCCCTATAGATCGTGTGTACAGACAGCCAGGACACATGGACTACCCAACTCATACAGTCCCTAGAAATTACCACTATGGGCCACCGGGGGGGTATGATGACTACCGTAGTGGACCACCCTCTGAAACCTATGCCAGCCTCACCCGAGGGGCTCGTATGGATGACCGCTATAG ACCTGTGGATGGTTACCGAACATTGGACCCTGGCTACCGTGTCCACAGCAGGCCCCAGCTGGACCCATATGCAGCTCAGCCACAGGTAGGGCGCATGGGCAGTGCTATGGAGATCTCTGGCATGCAGCGATTTGTTGCAGAGCCCTATGGTTTGGAGGACGACCAGAGGAGCCTGGGATACGATGAGCCTGATTATGGCATGGGGCCCCCTATGCACTACAGCACCATGCCCCGGTTAGGGCATCATGCTCCACCTCCACGCAGGACTGG ATCCTATGAGGGTACTCTGGATGGGGATATGAGTGGAGCAGGGGATATGTATTATTGGGGAGGCGGTGCTCCTTTGGCACAGGGAGAAAGGGGAAGCATGGCATCGCTGGACAGCACACTGCGTAAAGGCCCTGCCCCAACAACATGGAGGCAGCCCGAACTGCCCGAGGTCATCGCTATGCTCAACTATCGTCTGGACCCAGTCAAGAGCAATGCTGCTGCTTACCTTCAACATCtcacatttaaaaatgataag GTCAAATCAGAAGTAAGGCGTCTGAAGGGCATACCCGCTTTGGTATCCATGTTGGATAACCCGAAGAAGGAGGTCCATCACTCTGCATGCGGTGCTCTGAAGAACATATCATTTGGACGAGACCCTGACAACAAAATTGCCATCAAGAATTGTGACGGAATCCCTGCTCTGGTGCGCCTGCTGAGGAAGACCAGAGATCAGGATCTGACAGATACCATTACAG GGACTCTGTGGAATCTGTCATCTCATGATTCAGTCAAGATGGAAATTGTGGACCATGCACTCCATGCGCTGTCTGATGAAGTGATGGTtccacactcaggctgggagagagggaatgatggaggagaggagagttgCAAACCCCGCCACCTGGAATGGGAGACTGCTCTTACTAACACTGCTGGCTGCCTGAG GAATGTGAGCTCAGAGAGGAGCGAAGCCAGGAGGAAGTTAAGAGAATGCTCTGGCTTGGTTGACTCGCTCATGTACATTGTCCAATCCCAGATTAACTGTAAAGATGTGGACAACAAG TTGGTGGAGAACAGCGTTTGTCTCTTGCGGAATCTATCCTATCAGGTACATCGGGAAGTGCCAGGTTGTGAGCGTTACCAGGAGACTGCACCTATCAATCAAGGCCCTGCCCCAGCTAATCATAAGGGTGGTTGCTTCAGCTCCCGCAAGGGCAAAG ACGAGTGGTTTTCCAAAG GGAAGAAAGATGACGATGGAATCACAGACACAATTGACATTCCAAAGAGGACCACCCCAGCCAAAG GTTATGAACTGCTTTTCCAGCCAGAGGTGGTTCGAGTGTACTTATCACTGCTGAAAGAGAGTAAGAATCCTTCTGTTCTAGAAGCTTCTGCAGGAGCCATCCAAAATCTGTGTGCAGGCCGCTGGACC TATGGACGTTACATCAGGGCAATGACCAGACAGGAGAAAGGATTGCCCCTGTTCACTGAGCTGCTGGCTCATGGGAATGACCGTGTGGTCAGAGCCATGTCCGGGGCCCTAAGAAACTTGGCTATTGATGCTCGTAACCGGGACCTTCTTG GAAGACACGCTATACCTAACCTAGTGGCGAACCTGCCAGGTGGTGGGCAGAGCCAGCCTGTGCGTAACCTCTCTGAAGAGACCGTGGTTTCGGTGCTGAGCACTCTGGCAGAGGTGGTCGGCTCCAGCGTGGATGCAGCCAAGCTCCTGCGCAGCTCACAAGGCATTGAGAGATTGGTGCTCATCAACAAAGATGG TAACCGTTCCGATAGGGAGGTACGTGGCGCTGGCCTGGTGCTGCAGGTTGTGTGGGGATTTAAGGAGCTGCGGCGCACGCTGGAGAAAGATGGCTGGAAGAAATCCGACTTTGTGGTGAACGTGAACCCTCCCACCAACACCCGTACCAACGGTGGCTATGAGGACAGCAGCACCCTTCCACTCATCGACAGAG GAGGAAAgcaggacagagacagaaacatgaTTCCCATGAATGACTTGGGATCAG ACTCCTATGCTACACTGGAACAGAGAGGACGGAGAAACACATTGGATGACACTCTAGAACCTACAGACAATGATATTCAG GGAGTGATGTATGGGGAGAGGCGGGGCTCCATGCCCTTGTTGGACTCTTACGACGGTTAG
- the ctnnd1 gene encoding catenin delta-1 isoform X2 — translation MEQCENAASLLASVREQEMQFERLTRALEEERRSVGPSGTLPRPLPTLQNGRIPGDAELERLKINEGYINGTQYRMLDPGHLVEETVTVEEDPQEMIPVVSVETSEDGTTRRTETTVKKVTKTTTTRTVIPSVSDTLSLDGTGSVTGVGGYNAPIDRVYRQPGHMDYPTHTVPRNYHYGPPGGYDDYRSGPPSETYASLTRGARMDDRYRPVDGYRTLDPGYRVHSRPQLDPYAAQPQVGRMGSAMEISGMQRFVAEPYGLEDDQRSLGYDEPDYGMGPPMHYSTMPRLGHHAPPPRRTGSYEGTLDGDMSGAGDMYYWGGGAPLAQGERGSMASLDSTLRKGPAPTTWRQPELPEVIAMLNYRLDPVKSNAAAYLQHLTFKNDKVKSEVRRLKGIPALVSMLDNPKKEVHHSACGALKNISFGRDPDNKIAIKNCDGIPALVRLLRKTRDQDLTDTITGTLWNLSSHDSVKMEIVDHALHALSDEVMVPHSGWERGNDGGEESCKPRHLEWETALTNTAGCLRNVSSERSEARRKLRECSGLVDSLMYIVQSQINCKDVDNKLVENSVCLLRNLSYQVHREVPGCERYQETAPINQGPAPANHKGGCFSSRKGKGKKDDDGITDTIDIPKRTTPAKGYELLFQPEVVRVYLSLLKESKNPSVLEASAGAIQNLCAGRWTYGRYIRAMTRQEKGLPLFTELLAHGNDRVVRAMSGALRNLAIDARNRDLLGRHAIPNLVANLPGGGQSQPVRNLSEETVVSVLSTLAEVVGSSVDAAKLLRSSQGIERLVLINKDGNRSDREVRGAGLVLQVVWGFKELRRTLEKDGWKKSDFVVNVNPPTNTRTNGGYEDSSTLPLIDRGGKQDRDRNMIPMNDLGSDSYATLEQRGRRNTLDDTLEPTDNDIQGVMYGERRGSMPLLDSYDG, via the exons atggagcagtgtgagAATGCCGCGTCTCTCCTGGCGTCCGTGCGCGAGCAGGAGATGCAGTTCGAGCGTCTGACTCGAGCTCtcgaggaggagaggaggagcgTGGGGCCATCCGGTACCCTGCCCCGTCCCCTCCCCACGCTGCAG AACGGGCGTATCCCTGGTGATGCAGAGTTAGAGCGGCTCAAAATAAACGAGGGATACATCAACGGGACACAG TACAGGATGTTGGACCCAGGTCACCTTGTCGAGGAGACGGTCACAGTGGAGGAGGACCCCCAGGAGATGATACCAGTTGTTTCTGTTGAAACCAGTGAAGATGGCACCACACGCCGCACTGAAACCACA GTGAAGAAAGTCACTAAGACCACAACCACTCGCACCGTTATACCCTCAgtctctgacacactctctctggatGGAACTGGTTCTGTCACCGGTGTGGGTGGATATAATGCCCCTATAGATCGTGTGTACAGACAGCCAGGACACATGGACTACCCAACTCATACAGTCCCTAGAAATTACCACTATGGGCCACCGGGGGGGTATGATGACTACCGTAGTGGACCACCCTCTGAAACCTATGCCAGCCTCACCCGAGGGGCTCGTATGGATGACCGCTATAG ACCTGTGGATGGTTACCGAACATTGGACCCTGGCTACCGTGTCCACAGCAGGCCCCAGCTGGACCCATATGCAGCTCAGCCACAGGTAGGGCGCATGGGCAGTGCTATGGAGATCTCTGGCATGCAGCGATTTGTTGCAGAGCCCTATGGTTTGGAGGACGACCAGAGGAGCCTGGGATACGATGAGCCTGATTATGGCATGGGGCCCCCTATGCACTACAGCACCATGCCCCGGTTAGGGCATCATGCTCCACCTCCACGCAGGACTGG ATCCTATGAGGGTACTCTGGATGGGGATATGAGTGGAGCAGGGGATATGTATTATTGGGGAGGCGGTGCTCCTTTGGCACAGGGAGAAAGGGGAAGCATGGCATCGCTGGACAGCACACTGCGTAAAGGCCCTGCCCCAACAACATGGAGGCAGCCCGAACTGCCCGAGGTCATCGCTATGCTCAACTATCGTCTGGACCCAGTCAAGAGCAATGCTGCTGCTTACCTTCAACATCtcacatttaaaaatgataag GTCAAATCAGAAGTAAGGCGTCTGAAGGGCATACCCGCTTTGGTATCCATGTTGGATAACCCGAAGAAGGAGGTCCATCACTCTGCATGCGGTGCTCTGAAGAACATATCATTTGGACGAGACCCTGACAACAAAATTGCCATCAAGAATTGTGACGGAATCCCTGCTCTGGTGCGCCTGCTGAGGAAGACCAGAGATCAGGATCTGACAGATACCATTACAG GGACTCTGTGGAATCTGTCATCTCATGATTCAGTCAAGATGGAAATTGTGGACCATGCACTCCATGCGCTGTCTGATGAAGTGATGGTtccacactcaggctgggagagagggaatgatggaggagaggagagttgCAAACCCCGCCACCTGGAATGGGAGACTGCTCTTACTAACACTGCTGGCTGCCTGAG GAATGTGAGCTCAGAGAGGAGCGAAGCCAGGAGGAAGTTAAGAGAATGCTCTGGCTTGGTTGACTCGCTCATGTACATTGTCCAATCCCAGATTAACTGTAAAGATGTGGACAACAAG TTGGTGGAGAACAGCGTTTGTCTCTTGCGGAATCTATCCTATCAGGTACATCGGGAAGTGCCAGGTTGTGAGCGTTACCAGGAGACTGCACCTATCAATCAAGGCCCTGCCCCAGCTAATCATAAGGGTGGTTGCTTCAGCTCCCGCAAGGGCAAAG GGAAGAAAGATGACGATGGAATCACAGACACAATTGACATTCCAAAGAGGACCACCCCAGCCAAAG GTTATGAACTGCTTTTCCAGCCAGAGGTGGTTCGAGTGTACTTATCACTGCTGAAAGAGAGTAAGAATCCTTCTGTTCTAGAAGCTTCTGCAGGAGCCATCCAAAATCTGTGTGCAGGCCGCTGGACC TATGGACGTTACATCAGGGCAATGACCAGACAGGAGAAAGGATTGCCCCTGTTCACTGAGCTGCTGGCTCATGGGAATGACCGTGTGGTCAGAGCCATGTCCGGGGCCCTAAGAAACTTGGCTATTGATGCTCGTAACCGGGACCTTCTTG GAAGACACGCTATACCTAACCTAGTGGCGAACCTGCCAGGTGGTGGGCAGAGCCAGCCTGTGCGTAACCTCTCTGAAGAGACCGTGGTTTCGGTGCTGAGCACTCTGGCAGAGGTGGTCGGCTCCAGCGTGGATGCAGCCAAGCTCCTGCGCAGCTCACAAGGCATTGAGAGATTGGTGCTCATCAACAAAGATGG TAACCGTTCCGATAGGGAGGTACGTGGCGCTGGCCTGGTGCTGCAGGTTGTGTGGGGATTTAAGGAGCTGCGGCGCACGCTGGAGAAAGATGGCTGGAAGAAATCCGACTTTGTGGTGAACGTGAACCCTCCCACCAACACCCGTACCAACGGTGGCTATGAGGACAGCAGCACCCTTCCACTCATCGACAGAG GAGGAAAgcaggacagagacagaaacatgaTTCCCATGAATGACTTGGGATCAG ACTCCTATGCTACACTGGAACAGAGAGGACGGAGAAACACATTGGATGACACTCTAGAACCTACAGACAATGATATTCAG GGAGTGATGTATGGGGAGAGGCGGGGCTCCATGCCCTTGTTGGACTCTTACGACGGTTAG